The DNA segment GCGCGACGGAGTTCCCGCTCGGCACCTACGGCGTGACCTTCACCGACGACGTCTTCGCGCCGACAGAGGGCATGGGCCTGTCGGCCCTCAACCTCTTCACCGCCGACGGGTCGAACCGCCCCCTCAACCGCGACAACGCCGTCGAGCTCACCCACATCGGCGACGGGGTGATCTGCGGGACCGTGACCTCCACCGGGCGCGAGCCCGGGCCGTCCAACCCCGTCCGCCACGTCGACGGCGCCTTCGTCGCGACCGTCACCGAGCAGCCGTGACCCCTCACCCACCACCGAACGGAAGGCACATCCCATGATCCGACGCACATCGACCCTCCTGACCGCCGTGGCGCTGGTCCTCGGCCTGGCCGCCTGCGGCGGCGCGGACGACGGCGACCGGCAGGCGTTCATCGACGCGGCCGCAGAGGGCAGCGGCGGCGAGCTCGACGAGGAGACGGCGGGCTGCATCTACGACGCCCTCGCCGAGGAGCTCGACGCCGACCAGATCGACCAGCTGGCCGGCAACTTCGACGCCGAACCTGATGACCCGGCGATCGCCGAGGCGGCCATCACCGCGCTGCAGGGGTGTGTCGAGGGCGGGTGATCCCGACCCGGTCCGCGTGCTCCTGACGATCGTGCCGGGTGCAGCGCCCATCGAGGGGACGCTCACCCGGCTCGACGGCTCGGACGCCCAGCCCTTCTGCGGCTGGATGGACCTGACCGCTCGACTCGAGGGGCTGCGGAGCTCGGGTGGGGATCCCACCGATTACCCACTGGCGGACGACGCCGGCACCGTCGAGGCTGCGGGGGAGCCATCCACCGAGCCCTGAGGATCCCATGCGCGACGAGACCATCGCCCTGCACGCCGGGTACGACCCCGAGCCGACCACGAAGTCGGTGGCCGTGCCGATCTACCAGACGGTCGCCTACGAGTTCGACAACGCCCAGCACGGCGCGGACCTGTTCAACCTGGCGGTGCCGGGCAACATCTACACGCGGATCATGAACCCGACCCAGGAGGTCCTCGAAGCGCGGGTCGCCGCGCTCGAGGGCGGGGTCGCGGCACTCGCCACCAGCTCGGGCCAGGCGGCGATCACCTACGCGATCCTGACCCTCGCCAAGTCGGGCGACAACATCGTGACCGTCCCCCAGCTCTACGGCGGGACGTTCACGTTGTTCACCCACATGCTCCCGGACATGGGCATCGACGTGCGCTTCGCCGAGAGCGACTCGGCGGAGGACCTGGAGGCCCTGGTCGACGACCGCACCCGAGCGGTGTACTGCGAGACGATCGGCAACCCCGCCGGGAACCTCCCGGACCTCGAGGCCATCGTGGAGATGGCCCGTGCCAAGGGCGTGCCCGTCGTGGTGGACAACACCGTCCCGACGCCGGCGCTGCTCAAGCCGATCAGCTGGGGCGCGAACATCGTCGTGCACTCGCTGACGAAGTACATGGGTGGGCACGGCACCACGGTGGCCGGTGCCATCGTCGACGGCGGGAACTTCGACTGGACCGCCGACGCCGGCCGCTGGCCGCAGTTCACCGAGCCGGAGCCCGCGTACCACGGCGTCGTGTACTCCGACGCGCTCGGGCCGGCGGCCTTCATCGGCCGGGCCCGGACGGTCGCGCTGCGCAACACCGGCGCGGCGGTGTCGCCCTTCAACGCCTGGCAGATCATGCAGGGCATCGAGACGCTCAACCTGCGGATGGAGCGGCACACCGAGAACGCGAAGGCCGTCGCCGAGTTCCTCGAGGCCCACGAGCGGGTCACGTGGGTGGAGTACGGCGGGCTCGAGTCCTCCCGGTACCACCAGATGGCGCAGAAGTACACCGGTGGCCGGCCGTCGGCGCTGCTGACGTTCGGGATCGAGGGAGGGTTCGAGGCCGGCGAGCGGTTCTACGACGCCCTCGAGCTGTTCACCCGTCTGGTCAACATCGGGGACACCAAGTCGCTCGCCGCCCACCCGGCCTCGACGACCCACCGCCAGCTGACCGAGGACGAGCTCGCGTCGGCGGGGGTCACCCCGGACATGATCCGCCTGTGCGTCGGCATCGAGCACATCGACGACATCCTGGCCGACCTGGAGCAGGCGCTGAAGGCCTCGTCGGGCTGATCGGTCGGAGTCGGGGGGCCGGCGTGGGTGCCCGCCCCACCCCAGGGATCTGTCGCGCCCCCACCTCGCCGGGGTCTGTCGCCTTCGTCTCGTTCCGCGCAACGAACCCGACAGACCCCCGGATGGGCACCCCGACCCCGACCCCGACCCGGACCACCACCCGCCGCCCTACACGTCGAGTGTGATCTCCTCGGCGTCCGGTCGGCGCCCCTCCCCGCCGAGCGCGCGGTTGACCGCCCACAGGACGAGTCCGAGGGCGACCAGCAGGCCGGCGCGCAGCCAGGTCCCGGCCTCGTTCTGCGTCGCGAGGCCGAGGCTGACGACGGCACCCAGGGCCGGGAGCGCGGTCGGGGCGACGTAGTGGTCGTGGCCCACCGACTCCCGCCGCAGGACCAGCACCGAGACGTTCACGACGGCGAAGACGAGCAGGAGCAGCAGGACCGTGGTGTCCGCGAGGTCCCCCAGGTCGCCCGTGATCGCCAGGACGATCGCGATCACCGCGCTGAGCGCGATCGCGACCACCGGTGTCCGCCGGCCCGGCAGGACCTTCCCGAACACCGGTGGGAGGATCCCCTCCTCCGACATCCCGTACATCAACCGGGATGCCATGATCATGTTGATCAGCGCGCCGTTGGCCAGCGCGAAGAGGGCGATGGCGCTGAACAGCTCCTCGCTCACGCCACCTGGTCCCCGCCTGATGACCTCGAGGAGCGGCCCGTCGCTGTCCGCCAGCGCATCGGTCGGCACGACCGCGGACGCCACCACGGTCACCACCACGTAGATCACCCCGGCCGCCACCAGGCCGCCGAACAGGGCGATCGGGAACGCGCGGGAGGGGCGGCGCACCTCCTCGGCCAGGTTCACGGAGTCCTCGAAGCCGATGAGTGCGTAGAAGGCCAGGGACGCCCCGGCGAGCACGACCAACCACGGGCTCGAGTCCCCGGCGAACTCGAGGTTCCGGGACAGGTCGACCTCCGAGCCGCCTCCCCCTCCCCCGGTGAGCGCCGCGATGCCCACGCCCACGATGATCATGAGCCCCACGATCTCGATCAGGGTGAAGGCGACGTTGAGCTTGACGGACTCCCCGACCCCCCACAGGTTGACGAGGGCGAGGACCACCAGCACCGCGATCGCCGACAGCACGACCGGCGCGTCGACGAACGCGGTCAGGTAGTCGCCGGCGAACCCGCGGGCCAACGTCGCTGCCGAGGTCAGGCCGGACGCCATCACGATGAAGGCGACGACGAACGTGACGAACGGACGCTTGAACGCGCGGTTGACGTACAGGGCGGCACCGGCGGCCCGGGGGTACTTGGTCACCAGCTCGACGTAGGCGAAGGCGGTCAGGGAGGCCATGACGAAGGCGGCGAGGAACGCCGCCCAGATGGCGCCGCCGACCTCACCCCCGACCTCCCCCACCAGGGCGTAGATCCCGCCGCCGAGCATGTCCCCGACGATGAAGAAGAACAGCAGGCGGCTGCCCACGACCCGCTTGAGGGCGCCCGTCCCCTCCTCGTCCGAGCGGTCGATCGTCGTCTCCGCCGCGTCGACGGCCATGACATCCCCGTTCCCCCTGGTGCTGGTCGCTCGCACATACCCCGTGGCGGGACCCGGCGAACCTCGGCCGTCAGATCACGTCGACCCAGGGCGCCTCGCTCGGGCGGCCGAGGAAGAAGCCCTGCCCCATGTGCACCCCGAGAACGCGCAGGGCGTCCGCGTCCTCCTGGGTCTCGATGCCCTCGGCGATCACCTCGACCCCGGTCGAGCGGGCGAAGGTGGTGAAGGCCTGCACCATCGCCTGGCGGCGTACGTCCTCCCACACGCCGGTCACCAGGCTGCGGTCCAGCTTGATGACGTCGGGTTGCAGCCGGAGCACCCGGTCGAGACCGGAGTACCCGGCGCCCACGTCGTCGAGGGCCAGCCGGACGCCGGCGCAGCGCAACCCGGCCAGGATCCCCTCGACCTCGCGCTGGTCACGGGTGGAGGCGTGCTCGGTGAGCTCGAGGAGGATCCGCTGGCCGGGGTGATCCCCCAGGATCGCCCGCACCGCGGGGTCGACCAGCGCACGCTCGCTGACGTTGACCGCCATCCACCTCCCCTCGGGGACCGAGCCGAGCTGGGCCAGCGCCGAGGTGGCGGCATGCCCCTGCAAGACGGCGTCGACCTCGAGCCGCTCGGCCAGGGCGAACCAGGACGAGGGGTCGTTGACGGCCTCCCGGGGGAACCGCGCCAGCGCCTCGTAGCCCACCTCGACGCCGGTCCGCAGATCCACGACGGGCTGGAACAGCATCCGGAGCGGGTCCTCGAACGCCGGCCGGGGAGGGGGGCCGTCCAGCGGCGCCACGTCCTCGCGGCGGGGCGCGAAGCCGCTCAGCCGCTGGGCGATGAGGGCGGCCGCCAGCTCGAGGGCGTGGACGTCCTCGGCGTCGAAGTCGTGGCGGTCGTGGCTGAAGGCGCAGAGGGTGCCGTAGACCCGCCCGTCGGTGAGCCGGATCGGCGCGCCGGCGTAGGCGCCGATCCCGAGCTCGTCGGTGACGGGCATCTCGGCCAGGGCGGGGACCGCACCGGTGTCGGGGGTCAGGGGCTGCAGCGCCCCCTCGATCACCAGGGTGCAGTAGGTCGCCTGGAGCGCGTGGCTCGCACCGACCTTGACCTCCGGGTGCGCCTCGGCCGGGGCGACGTGGCGGAACACCCGGCGACCCCGGCCGACGCTCGACACGAACGCGATGTCCATGCCCAGGTGGCAGCGGATGATCTCGAGCATGTGGTCGACCGCGGCCTCGTGGTCGCCCGGAGCTGAGGTGTGCACCGGCTCACGCCCTCCCTCGTGAGTCATCCGGGCCGCGCGCCACGGCGCGGTCCTACAGGTACTGGCCGGTCTGGACGTTCTCGATCGACTTGCCCGGCTCGGTGCCGTCGCCGATGAGCGTGCGGACGTAGACGATGCGCTCGCCCTTCTTGCCGCTGATGCGCGCCCAGTCGTCGGGGTTCGTGGTGTTGGGGAGGTCCTCGTTCTCCTTGAACTCGTCGCGGATCGCGACCTGGAGGTCCTCGGCCTTGATCCCCTTCTGCCCCTCGTCGAGGTACCGCTTGATCGCGAGCTTCTTCGCCCGCGCGACGACGTTCTCGATCATGGCGCCGGAGTTGAAGTCCTTGAAGTACAGGATCTCCTTGTCCCCGTTGGCGTAGGTCACCTCGAGGAACCGGTTGGCCTCGTCCTCGGCGTACATCCGGTAGACGGTCTGGGCGACCAGCGCATCGCACGCGGCGTCCTCGGAGCCGTGCTCCTTGACGAGGTCGGGGTGGAGCGGCAGGCCGCCGTGCAGGTAGATCCGGAAGATCTCGCG comes from the Euzebya sp. genome and includes:
- a CDS encoding O-acetylhomoserine aminocarboxypropyltransferase/cysteine synthase family protein, which produces MRDETIALHAGYDPEPTTKSVAVPIYQTVAYEFDNAQHGADLFNLAVPGNIYTRIMNPTQEVLEARVAALEGGVAALATSSGQAAITYAILTLAKSGDNIVTVPQLYGGTFTLFTHMLPDMGIDVRFAESDSAEDLEALVDDRTRAVYCETIGNPAGNLPDLEAIVEMARAKGVPVVVDNTVPTPALLKPISWGANIVVHSLTKYMGGHGTTVAGAIVDGGNFDWTADAGRWPQFTEPEPAYHGVVYSDALGPAAFIGRARTVALRNTGAAVSPFNAWQIMQGIETLNLRMERHTENAKAVAEFLEAHERVTWVEYGGLESSRYHQMAQKYTGGRPSALLTFGIEGGFEAGERFYDALELFTRLVNIGDTKSLAAHPASTTHRQLTEDELASAGVTPDMIRLCVGIEHIDDILADLEQALKASSG
- a CDS encoding APC family permease, translating into MAVDAAETTIDRSDEEGTGALKRVVGSRLLFFFIVGDMLGGGIYALVGEVGGEVGGAIWAAFLAAFVMASLTAFAYVELVTKYPRAAGAALYVNRAFKRPFVTFVVAFIVMASGLTSAATLARGFAGDYLTAFVDAPVVLSAIAVLVVLALVNLWGVGESVKLNVAFTLIEIVGLMIIVGVGIAALTGGGGGGSEVDLSRNLEFAGDSSPWLVVLAGASLAFYALIGFEDSVNLAEEVRRPSRAFPIALFGGLVAAGVIYVVVTVVASAVVPTDALADSDGPLLEVIRRGPGGVSEELFSAIALFALANGALINMIMASRLMYGMSEEGILPPVFGKVLPGRRTPVVAIALSAVIAIVLAITGDLGDLADTTVLLLLLVFAVVNVSVLVLRRESVGHDHYVAPTALPALGAVVSLGLATQNEAGTWLRAGLLVALGLVLWAVNRALGGEGRRPDAEEITLDV
- a CDS encoding EAL domain-containing protein — translated: MHTSAPGDHEAAVDHMLEIIRCHLGMDIAFVSSVGRGRRVFRHVAPAEAHPEVKVGASHALQATYCTLVIEGALQPLTPDTGAVPALAEMPVTDELGIGAYAGAPIRLTDGRVYGTLCAFSHDRHDFDAEDVHALELAAALIAQRLSGFAPRREDVAPLDGPPPRPAFEDPLRMLFQPVVDLRTGVEVGYEALARFPREAVNDPSSWFALAERLEVDAVLQGHAATSALAQLGSVPEGRWMAVNVSERALVDPAVRAILGDHPGQRILLELTEHASTRDQREVEGILAGLRCAGVRLALDDVGAGYSGLDRVLRLQPDVIKLDRSLVTGVWEDVRRQAMVQAFTTFARSTGVEVIAEGIETQEDADALRVLGVHMGQGFFLGRPSEAPWVDVI